A window of Sutcliffiella cohnii contains these coding sequences:
- a CDS encoding YtzH-like family protein codes for MSLNYQDQLHVLKDILADHQFDCCGSVAEYEQLERLIKSLMVNADIDQNVKNILSDIYSYSQTGRNIKNVNDHVLAHQDQLTNWIDSIDQYS; via the coding sequence ATGTCGTTAAATTATCAAGACCAGTTACACGTATTGAAGGATATTTTAGCTGACCACCAATTTGATTGTTGTGGTTCTGTAGCCGAATATGAACAGTTAGAGCGACTTATTAAGTCATTAATGGTAAATGCAGACATTGATCAAAATGTAAAAAATATTCTTTCTGATATTTATTCATATAGTCAAACTGGTCGAAATATAAAAAATGTGAATGATCACGTGCTAGCTCACCAAGATCAGCTTACAAATTGGATTGATAGTATCGACCAATATTCATAA
- the pulA gene encoding type I pullulanase, with protein sequence MLVVKRDFEAFLDKMDEITILLPNNTFNGDSTHFTITYNDKSEPLTITDVQQLENAKKYVCSSAFPLKVENSYTIIDEHNRKTDLQIGAVIRTELFDELFFYDKNDLGVTYSQEECSFCLWAPSASAVKIKITTPEGKVSKYSLIRSEKGTWRITLKGDLEKYEYTFLVCVNLIWREAIDPYATAVTVNSSAGVIINPKKIKEVKKFSLPTLQNPTDAIIYELHIRDFSVHPSSGMKHKGKYLAFTEKNTTTLNGKPSGLHYLKDLGVTHVELLPVNDFGGVDEENPSAQYNWGYNPICFNSPEGSYSENPSDPYSRIVELQKAIQSLHEEGLKVIIDVVYNHVYVREDSSFEKIVPGYYFRHDEHGMPSNGTGVGNDIASERKMVRKFIIDSIAFWLTEYDVDGFRFDLMGILDITTMNSIREKVDSIKPGCLLLGEGWELNTPLPSNEKAMISNSKLTNGISYFNDYFRDQIKGSTFNLFDRGYVLGNKHKIISLKQSVAGSVISGNEGKGLFHSPSCSVNYVESHDNHTMWDKMNVCLAHENEVVRKKRQQLAISIVLLSQGIPFLHAGQEFFRTKNGDENSYRSPDNINWLDWARKDENESTVKFVKGLISIRKSHGAFRFSSREQIKEHLVFFKESENTLAYHLTNVKKYGEWKDIVIIHHSGLENIKIELPNDQEWKMLVYDQKSSITPLFSVKKIIDMPIISTAVLMQQ encoded by the coding sequence TTGTTAGTAGTAAAAAGAGATTTTGAAGCATTTTTAGACAAAATGGATGAAATAACGATACTTCTTCCGAATAACACTTTTAATGGCGACAGTACTCATTTTACAATAACATACAATGACAAATCAGAGCCTTTAACAATTACGGATGTACAACAATTAGAAAATGCCAAAAAATACGTATGCAGTTCTGCCTTTCCGCTAAAGGTTGAGAATAGCTATACAATAATAGATGAACATAACCGAAAAACGGATCTGCAAATCGGGGCTGTTATAAGAACGGAATTATTTGACGAACTTTTTTTCTATGATAAAAACGACCTCGGTGTAACGTATAGTCAGGAAGAATGTAGTTTCTGCCTATGGGCACCTTCCGCAAGTGCAGTAAAAATAAAAATAACTACCCCTGAAGGAAAAGTCTCGAAATACAGTTTAATTCGATCAGAAAAAGGTACATGGAGAATTACGTTAAAAGGGGATTTAGAAAAGTATGAATATACTTTTTTAGTATGTGTAAATTTAATATGGCGAGAAGCTATTGATCCATACGCAACAGCTGTAACCGTTAATAGTTCTGCGGGAGTTATTATTAATCCAAAAAAAATAAAGGAAGTAAAAAAATTCAGTTTGCCAACTTTGCAAAACCCTACAGATGCGATCATATATGAGCTTCATATTCGTGATTTTTCTGTTCATCCTTCTAGCGGTATGAAGCATAAAGGTAAATATTTAGCTTTTACTGAAAAAAACACAACAACATTAAATGGAAAGCCTTCAGGACTACATTATTTGAAAGATTTAGGTGTTACGCATGTGGAATTACTTCCAGTGAACGATTTTGGTGGAGTAGATGAAGAAAATCCATCAGCACAATATAATTGGGGCTATAACCCAATTTGTTTTAATAGTCCAGAAGGAAGTTATTCAGAAAATCCATCAGATCCTTATAGTAGAATAGTGGAGCTCCAAAAAGCTATTCAATCATTACATGAGGAAGGATTAAAAGTAATTATAGATGTAGTTTATAATCATGTATATGTAAGAGAAGATTCGTCTTTTGAAAAAATAGTACCCGGGTACTATTTTAGACATGATGAACATGGGATGCCATCGAATGGCACAGGAGTTGGCAACGATATTGCTTCTGAACGAAAGATGGTACGAAAGTTTATTATAGACTCCATCGCTTTTTGGTTAACAGAATATGATGTAGATGGCTTTAGGTTTGATTTAATGGGTATTTTAGATATCACTACGATGAACAGTATAAGAGAAAAAGTAGATAGTATTAAACCTGGTTGTCTACTATTAGGAGAAGGTTGGGAACTTAATACTCCTCTTCCTTCCAATGAAAAAGCAATGATTAGCAACAGTAAGCTAACGAATGGAATAAGTTATTTTAATGATTATTTTCGAGATCAAATAAAGGGGAGTACGTTTAATTTGTTTGATCGAGGGTATGTATTAGGAAATAAACATAAAATAATATCGTTAAAGCAAAGCGTTGCGGGGTCTGTAATAAGTGGAAACGAAGGAAAAGGATTGTTTCATAGCCCATCTTGCTCTGTAAACTATGTCGAGTCTCATGACAACCATACGATGTGGGATAAGATGAATGTTTGCCTTGCACATGAAAATGAAGTAGTAAGGAAGAAACGTCAGCAACTAGCAATTTCGATCGTCCTTTTATCACAAGGTATACCATTTCTACATGCTGGCCAAGAGTTTTTTCGGACGAAAAATGGTGATGAAAATAGTTATCGTTCACCTGACAACATTAATTGGTTAGACTGGGCTAGAAAAGACGAGAACGAAAGTACCGTAAAATTTGTAAAAGGGTTAATTTCAATAAGAAAATCCCATGGGGCTTTTCGATTTTCATCGAGAGAGCAAATTAAGGAACATCTAGTATTTTTTAAGGAGTCGGAAAATACGCTAGCTTATCATCTTACAAATGTAAAAAAATATGGAGAATGGAAAGATATAGTTATTATTCATCATAGCGGTTTAGAAAACATAAAAATTGAACTCCCAAACGATCAAGAATGGAAAATGCTTGTATATGATCAAAAATCTAGTATTACGCCACTGTTTTCAGTGAAAAAAATCATTGATATGCCTATAATAAGTACCGCCGTTTTAATGCAACAATAA
- a CDS encoding DUF84 family protein — METFIIGSNNPTKIRALKNALSSLQIEGNVLTVNAPSGVKAQPIGDEETAKGAINRAKNALVLNNGTIGIGLEGGVVMMNETIYLCNWGALVTKNGEEFSASGAKIPLPIEFKDQLLAGKELGDLMDQYCSKEGIRKKEGAIGIFTDGAMNRAAMFEHVVKLLLGQWQYVMKNKK, encoded by the coding sequence TTGGAAACGTTTATTATCGGGTCGAACAACCCTACTAAAATACGTGCATTAAAAAATGCTTTGTCTAGCTTACAAATAGAAGGGAACGTTTTGACAGTAAATGCTCCTTCTGGCGTTAAGGCCCAACCAATCGGGGATGAAGAAACTGCTAAGGGAGCTATTAATCGCGCAAAGAATGCTTTAGTTCTTAACAATGGAACAATTGGAATTGGTCTAGAGGGCGGTGTTGTAATGATGAATGAGACGATATATTTATGTAATTGGGGTGCACTAGTTACTAAAAATGGAGAGGAGTTTAGTGCCAGTGGTGCTAAAATCCCACTACCAATCGAGTTTAAGGATCAATTACTAGCAGGAAAAGAACTTGGAGATTTAATGGATCAATATTGCAGCAAAGAAGGCATTCGAAAAAAAGAAGGAGCAATAGGAATATTTACTGATGGAGCAATGAATAGAGCTGCTATGTTTGAACATGTTGTAAAACTGTTACTAGGTCAATGGCAATATGTAATGAAAAATAAAAAGTAA
- the trmB gene encoding tRNA (guanosine(46)-N7)-methyltransferase TrmB, whose translation MRIRNKPWASDFIAQNPQYIIPNPEELKGNWHKLFGNDNPIHIEVGTGKGSFITGMAKANPHINYIGIELFESVIVKALERVIELGAPNVKLLQVNAADLLNYFAPSEIGQVYLNFSDPWPKKRHEKRRLTYKGFLDIYKEILIDNGEIHFKTDNRGLFEFSLLSFNEYGLKLNYISLDLHKSNFEGNIMTEYEKKFSEMGQPIYRCEVQFV comes from the coding sequence ATGAGAATTCGTAATAAGCCTTGGGCAAGTGATTTTATCGCTCAAAATCCACAATACATTATTCCTAATCCTGAGGAGTTAAAAGGGAATTGGCATAAGTTGTTTGGTAACGATAATCCGATTCATATAGAGGTTGGAACTGGTAAAGGAAGCTTCATAACTGGTATGGCTAAAGCAAACCCGCATATTAACTATATAGGAATTGAACTTTTTGAAAGTGTTATTGTAAAAGCTTTAGAACGTGTAATTGAATTAGGGGCTCCTAATGTAAAATTATTACAAGTGAATGCAGCTGATTTGCTAAATTACTTCGCTCCTTCTGAAATAGGGCAAGTTTATTTAAATTTTTCGGATCCTTGGCCGAAAAAAAGACATGAGAAAAGAAGGTTAACTTATAAAGGCTTCCTTGATATATACAAGGAAATTTTAATTGATAATGGAGAAATTCATTTTAAAACAGATAACCGTGGTTTATTCGAATTTTCATTATTAAGTTTTAATGAATATGGTCTGAAACTAAATTATATTAGTTTAGACCTTCATAAAAGTAACTTCGAAGGTAATATAATGACCGAGTATGAGAAAAAGTTTTCTGAAATGGGACAACCTATTTATCGCTGTGAAGTTCAATTTGTATAA
- a CDS encoding M42 family metallopeptidase, with amino-acid sequence MNNETKQLFQTLTELPGAPGFEHQVRKFMRSELEKYSDEIVQDKLGSVFGVKRGDQNGPTIMVAGHMDEVGFMVTSITENGMLRFQTLGGWWSQVLLAQRVQVITDNGPVIGVVGSIPPHLLDEAKRSKPMEIKNMLIDIGADNKEDALRIGIKPGQQIVPICPFTPMANEKKLLAKAWDNRYGCGLSIELLKELQGETIPNILYSGATVQEEVGLRGAQTAANMIKPDIFFALDASPANDMTGDKNEFGQLGKGALLRIFDRSMITHQGMKDFILDTAESNNIPYQYFISQGGTDAGRVHISNEGVPSAVVGICSRYIHTHASIVHVDDYAAAKELLVKLVKSSDRSTVESIKAR; translated from the coding sequence ATGAATAATGAAACGAAGCAATTATTTCAAACGTTAACAGAATTACCTGGTGCCCCGGGTTTTGAACATCAAGTTCGTAAATTTATGCGATCCGAGTTAGAAAAGTATTCGGATGAAATTGTGCAAGATAAACTAGGAAGTGTGTTTGGGGTAAAACGAGGAGATCAAAACGGTCCAACTATAATGGTAGCAGGTCATATGGATGAAGTTGGTTTTATGGTTACGTCGATTACGGAAAATGGAATGCTACGATTCCAAACACTTGGTGGCTGGTGGAGTCAAGTACTATTAGCTCAACGTGTGCAAGTCATTACAGATAACGGCCCGGTTATTGGCGTAGTTGGTTCTATTCCACCACATTTATTAGACGAGGCGAAACGTAGTAAGCCGATGGAAATTAAAAACATGTTAATTGATATTGGTGCTGATAATAAAGAGGATGCTCTACGTATTGGTATTAAACCAGGTCAACAAATTGTTCCAATCTGTCCTTTTACACCGATGGCGAATGAAAAGAAATTGTTAGCGAAGGCGTGGGATAACCGTTACGGTTGTGGTTTATCGATTGAACTATTAAAGGAACTTCAAGGAGAAACAATTCCGAACATTTTATATTCTGGTGCAACGGTTCAAGAGGAAGTTGGTCTTCGCGGTGCACAGACAGCAGCAAATATGATTAAGCCGGATATTTTCTTTGCTCTAGATGCATCGCCAGCTAATGATATGACTGGAGACAAAAACGAATTTGGTCAATTAGGAAAAGGAGCTCTCTTAAGAATATTTGACCGTTCCATGATTACACATCAAGGAATGAAGGATTTTATTTTAGATACAGCAGAATCTAATAATATTCCTTATCAGTATTTCATTTCACAAGGTGGTACAGATGCTGGAAGAGTTCATATTTCTAATGAAGGAGTTCCTTCAGCAGTAGTTGGAATTTGCTCGCGTTATATTCATACACACGCATCTATCGTTCATGTTGATGACTATGCAGCAGCAAAAGAATTATTAGTGAAGCTAGTGAAATCATCAGACCGTTCAACAGTAGAATCAATAAAAGCAAGATAA
- a CDS encoding phosphotransferase family protein, whose protein sequence is MKVKWLEHLLGDEWEISPAGGQTGEAYSAINQDKRLFLKRNSSPFLAVLSAEGIVPKLVWTRRLENGDVITAQHWVSSRELKPSDMNMESVAKLLKKIHHSKELLDMLTRLGKEPLDPKMILDDIQSQLSPELFQLELIQNALQYLKRELPNMHYREKVVCHCDLNHNNWLLSNEDELFLIDWDGAMIADPAIDIGMLLYWYIPKDEWKAWLDTYGLPLTDSLKQRMHWYVIAQTILSIHWYTQKNIEKESSSWLQYLKGLLSNS, encoded by the coding sequence TTGAAGGTGAAATGGTTGGAGCATTTATTAGGTGATGAATGGGAAATAAGCCCGGCAGGTGGCCAAACCGGCGAAGCTTATTCCGCTATAAATCAAGATAAAAGGCTGTTCTTAAAAAGAAATTCCTCTCCATTTTTAGCTGTTTTGTCAGCTGAAGGTATTGTCCCAAAATTAGTTTGGACAAGACGGTTAGAAAATGGAGATGTCATAACAGCACAACATTGGGTAAGTTCGCGTGAGCTTAAACCGAGTGATATGAATATGGAGAGTGTTGCTAAGCTACTTAAGAAAATACATCATTCTAAAGAGCTTCTTGATATGCTAACTCGTTTAGGAAAAGAACCACTTGACCCTAAAATGATATTAGATGATATTCAAAGTCAGCTTTCACCCGAACTTTTTCAATTGGAATTGATTCAAAATGCACTCCAATATTTAAAGCGTGAATTACCTAACATGCATTATCGTGAAAAGGTAGTTTGCCATTGCGATTTAAACCATAACAATTGGCTTCTTTCGAATGAAGACGAGCTTTTTCTCATTGATTGGGATGGGGCAATGATTGCAGACCCAGCTATAGATATAGGAATGCTATTGTACTGGTATATCCCAAAAGACGAATGGAAGGCCTGGTTAGATACGTACGGCCTACCATTAACGGACAGTTTAAAGCAAAGAATGCATTGGTATGTTATAGCTCAAACAATATTATCCATCCATTGGTATACTCAAAAAAATATAGAAAAAGAAAGTTCATCATGGTTACAATATTTAAAAGGCTTACTATCTAATTCGTAA
- a CDS encoding LrgB family protein, which produces MSSFFILLTIIVFLAMRKLYIKIKNPLLLPIVTSVIAIIVILILFDFEYETYMTGGRWIHELLGAAVVALAYPLYEQRKKMIKYKTPLFIGIGSGITSGIVTGFIFVNFISLDKSIAISILPKSVTAPVAMDLATISGGIPSLASVFVMIAGVSGAVLGPYILKSVGVKHYIGIGIAYGCASHGIGTAKAIEYGEKEGAVSSISMTLSALIYALILPHAISYFMSF; this is translated from the coding sequence ATGAGTAGTTTCTTTATATTGCTAACGATTATCGTATTTTTAGCGATGAGAAAATTGTACATTAAAATAAAGAATCCACTATTGTTGCCAATCGTTACAAGTGTAATAGCTATTATCGTTATTTTAATATTATTTGATTTCGAATATGAGACGTATATGACAGGTGGAAGATGGATTCATGAATTGCTAGGTGCAGCTGTTGTAGCTTTAGCATATCCACTTTATGAACAAAGAAAGAAAATGATAAAATATAAAACTCCTCTTTTCATCGGAATTGGTAGTGGCATCACTTCTGGTATTGTAACAGGCTTCATTTTTGTAAACTTTATTTCATTAGATAAAAGTATTGCTATTTCGATACTACCAAAGTCAGTAACTGCACCAGTTGCAATGGATTTAGCTACTATTTCAGGTGGTATTCCAAGTTTAGCGTCAGTTTTTGTCATGATTGCAGGCGTTAGTGGTGCTGTTTTAGGGCCGTATATTTTAAAAAGTGTAGGGGTAAAGCATTATATTGGAATAGGTATAGCGTACGGGTGTGCATCTCACGGTATAGGTACTGCGAAGGCGATAGAATATGGTGAAAAGGAAGGGGCAGTTAGCTCTATTAGTATGACATTGTCTGCCTTAATCTATGCACTAATTTTACCTCACGCTATTAGTTACTTCATGAGTTTTTAA
- the thpR gene encoding RNA 2',3'-cyclic phosphodiesterase, which translates to MNTQKHYFLAVKLPETIKNDFALYTEKIKDELPFQRWVHREDLHITLAFLGYATEEQLHNINKIMPSIAKKYEALSLKLTTLNTFGKKESPRILWYGVEDNSELHALRQDIFLECERLGFSLDKRPFHPHITLARKWKGGNFSEEFLIPFHTINRLFLASEFVLYQTNLQSVPKYEIIHSYTFKEG; encoded by the coding sequence ATGAATACACAAAAACATTATTTTCTTGCAGTTAAACTTCCTGAAACAATAAAAAACGATTTTGCACTATATACAGAAAAAATAAAAGACGAACTTCCTTTTCAAAGGTGGGTTCATCGTGAAGACTTGCATATTACACTTGCATTTTTAGGGTATGCAACAGAGGAGCAATTACACAACATAAATAAAATAATGCCGTCGATTGCAAAGAAATATGAAGCTCTTTCATTAAAATTAACCACTTTAAATACATTCGGAAAGAAAGAAAGTCCGAGAATTTTATGGTATGGAGTAGAGGACAATAGTGAATTACACGCACTGAGACAAGATATATTTTTGGAATGTGAACGATTAGGTTTTTCTTTAGATAAGAGACCGTTTCATCCGCATATTACGTTAGCTCGAAAGTGGAAAGGGGGAAATTTCTCAGAGGAATTTTTAATACCTTTCCATACAATCAACAGGCTTTTTTTAGCAAGCGAATTTGTTCTTTATCAAACTAATCTTCAATCTGTACCAAAATATGAGATAATACATTCATATACATTTAAAGAGGGGTAA
- a CDS encoding NERD domain-containing protein, producing MAQLLKLQDYISRYETDIYRYSNQYIRFKKQQWNALQQAKEKLHTEPTFSEEMAEEQKETRLSSLWNNIKRKKDETPFIKEEQNNNENGELLIDYKHIIQNSRSEKEEKQLFLDALYPYQLRWASSTIREMSFLNKEYKQDPLLKYFLQRFPDTYFLMYHPIIIAKQAPVQLEHIFITPTEIVCMTVLEEGEGYVYLGETGRFWKLRDGQSERKIVNPLISLNRMFNIVQNIKEHYSIEIPIKKVVLCKDGYIDFADKPSDIEWIDKRSYEDWFTKMRKNTLSMKHTQLKIATKLLQHCQSTFVERPEWK from the coding sequence ATGGCACAACTGTTAAAATTACAAGATTATATTTCTCGTTATGAAACAGACATATATCGATACTCTAATCAATATATTCGATTTAAGAAGCAGCAGTGGAATGCATTACAACAAGCAAAAGAAAAACTACATACAGAGCCAACTTTTTCTGAGGAGATGGCGGAAGAGCAAAAAGAAACGAGACTATCAAGTCTCTGGAATAATATAAAGCGGAAAAAAGACGAAACACCATTCATAAAAGAGGAACAAAATAATAATGAGAACGGTGAACTCCTTATAGATTACAAACATATTATTCAAAATAGCCGTTCTGAAAAGGAAGAAAAACAATTATTTTTAGATGCGCTATACCCATATCAATTAAGATGGGCGAGTTCTACTATACGAGAGATGTCATTTTTAAATAAAGAATACAAACAAGATCCACTGTTAAAATATTTTTTACAACGTTTTCCGGATACATACTTTTTAATGTATCATCCGATTATTATTGCAAAGCAAGCACCAGTCCAATTAGAACATATTTTCATAACCCCAACGGAAATAGTATGTATGACAGTATTAGAAGAAGGGGAAGGATATGTGTACTTAGGGGAAACCGGTCGTTTTTGGAAGTTGAGGGATGGACAATCAGAGCGTAAGATTGTTAATCCGTTAATTAGTTTAAATAGAATGTTTAACATCGTCCAAAACATAAAAGAGCATTATTCGATTGAAATACCTATAAAGAAGGTTGTTTTATGTAAGGATGGCTATATCGATTTTGCTGACAAACCGTCTGATATTGAATGGATAGATAAACGATCCTACGAAGACTGGTTTACAAAAATGCGAAAAAACACGCTAAGTATGAAACACACACAATTAAAAATTGCTACAAAACTTTTACAACATTGTCAATCTACGTTTGTAGAGCGGCCGGAATGGAAATAA
- a CDS encoding D-Ala-D-Ala carboxypeptidase family metallohydrolase, with protein MRGKLVKYLFSFCLMLLVGIGVSIFSAPEASAYNWDRTLREGHSGADVRELQIRVAGWAADSPTQTYVGVDGQFGPQTTAAVKRFQRAYGLSVDGIVGPQTQAVLNDLERSNGTKHFNYSEFHSKDGSGFRGGNVSEATVRENVRRMMYKLEAVRVKLGNKPIIVNSGFRSVSHNRNVGGASNSQHTYGIAADIRVSGVSNSTIQNAAKTSGFSGIYSESSFTHMDSRVEYPYGSRSWWWR; from the coding sequence GTGAGAGGGAAACTAGTAAAATATTTATTTAGCTTTTGTTTAATGTTGTTAGTAGGGATAGGTGTTTCGATTTTTTCGGCTCCAGAGGCGAGTGCATACAATTGGGATCGTACATTAAGAGAAGGTCACTCAGGGGCGGATGTTAGAGAACTTCAAATTCGTGTTGCAGGTTGGGCAGCTGATTCTCCAACCCAAACTTATGTCGGTGTAGATGGTCAATTTGGCCCGCAAACAACAGCTGCAGTCAAAAGATTTCAACGAGCATACGGACTCTCAGTAGATGGTATCGTTGGTCCTCAAACACAAGCGGTCTTAAATGACCTTGAACGGTCTAATGGAACGAAACATTTTAATTATAGCGAATTCCATTCCAAAGATGGTAGTGGATTTAGAGGTGGTAATGTTAGTGAGGCGACAGTTCGAGAAAATGTAAGGCGAATGATGTACAAGCTAGAAGCTGTACGTGTAAAGCTTGGAAACAAGCCAATTATTGTTAATTCGGGGTTTAGAAGTGTATCTCATAACCGAAATGTAGGAGGGGCTTCTAATAGTCAACATACGTACGGGATAGCGGCAGATATTAGAGTGTCAGGTGTATCAAATAGTACGATACAAAATGCTGCGAAAACATCCGGTTTTAGTGGTATTTATAGTGAAAGTAGTTTTACTCATATGGATAGTAGAGTAGAATATCCGTACGGTTCTAGATCTTGGTGGTGGAGATAA
- a CDS encoding YtoQ family protein — protein MNLLVYLAGEIHSNWREEIQEKAKALQLDIQFVSPMTDHHRSDHIGEEILGKQPNAITKDEAASQINNLRTTILMKKADLVIALFGEKYKQWNTAMDASTAIALQKPLILIRPESLHHPLKELSNKADVTVETVNQAIKILSYIYE, from the coding sequence TTGAATTTACTTGTATATCTCGCCGGAGAAATTCATAGTAATTGGAGAGAGGAAATTCAAGAAAAGGCCAAGGCATTACAGCTCGATATTCAATTTGTTAGCCCAATGACAGATCATCATCGATCTGACCATATCGGAGAAGAAATACTCGGTAAACAACCTAATGCTATTACAAAAGATGAAGCTGCTTCTCAAATTAACAACTTACGTACTACTATATTAATGAAAAAAGCAGATTTAGTAATTGCCCTATTTGGCGAAAAGTATAAACAATGGAATACAGCAATGGATGCTAGCACTGCAATTGCCCTTCAAAAACCATTAATATTAATTCGTCCTGAATCGTTACACCATCCATTAAAAGAGCTTTCTAATAAAGCAGATGTAACGGTTGAAACCGTTAATCAAGCTATTAAAATTCTTAGCTATATTTATGAATAA
- a CDS encoding CidA/LrgA family protein, which translates to MKWLKIMFQIIILYGFYRIGVVIQQTWNIPIPGSVIGMVLLFLLLMLGIVKVNTLKTGASTLLVYMPLLFIPATVGVMDYFSLFVGKGFLAILAVFISTLLVMLISGLLGQKAATYLEKKEEQNNSKEEETA; encoded by the coding sequence GTGAAATGGTTAAAAATAATGTTTCAAATTATCATTCTTTACGGCTTTTATCGAATAGGCGTCGTTATTCAACAAACGTGGAATATTCCGATTCCAGGTAGTGTTATTGGAATGGTACTATTATTTCTATTATTAATGCTAGGAATAGTTAAAGTAAACACCCTCAAAACAGGAGCATCTACATTATTAGTTTATATGCCACTATTATTTATTCCAGCAACAGTCGGTGTAATGGATTACTTTTCCTTATTTGTAGGGAAAGGCTTTTTGGCCATTTTAGCTGTTTTTATTAGTACATTATTAGTGATGCTCATCTCAGGATTGTTAGGTCAAAAAGCAGCCACTTACTTAGAGAAAAAAGAAGAGCAAAATAATAGTAAAGAAGAGGAAACAGCATGA
- a CDS encoding PepSY domain-containing protein has translation MKWKTFLLGAGVGVAAALLVHQATKDQPIRPEKALKIAKDAFKQKGPVDGSWIHMVPEKYFRNEVPHDVFRGGISRRVNGELEQYEFIVDKLNGTILDVQKLDPVGV, from the coding sequence TTGAAGTGGAAAACATTTCTCTTAGGTGCTGGTGTTGGAGTAGCTGCTGCTCTCCTTGTACATCAAGCAACTAAAGATCAGCCCATTAGACCTGAAAAAGCGTTAAAAATTGCGAAAGATGCTTTCAAGCAGAAAGGACCAGTGGATGGAAGTTGGATTCATATGGTACCTGAAAAATATTTCCGTAATGAAGTACCTCACGATGTATTCCGAGGAGGAATATCGAGAAGAGTAAATGGCGAATTAGAACAATATGAATTTATCGTTGATAAGCTGAATGGAACTATATTAGATGTACAAAAGCTTGATCCTGTGGGAGTTTAA
- a CDS encoding YtnP family quorum-quenching lactonase, with protein sequence METLKLGAWKLTWLDGGVTHLDGGAMFGVVPKPLWDRKYGVNEKNQIELRTDPILLQTGNENILIESGIGNGKLTEKQKRNFGVLSESHVQNNLEALGLTVHDIDIILMTHLHYDHSCGLTVWDEEKQDYQPVFPNATIYASQIEWDEMRNPNVRSKNTYWEMNWKSIQHQIRTFQEEITIIEGIRMIHTGGHSDGHSIIEIINGGEMVLHLADLMATHAHQPPLWVMAYDDYPMTSIFAKEKWLQYGQKQNAWYTFYHDAYYRAIKWDDSFTITDSVKRVR encoded by the coding sequence ATGGAAACTTTAAAATTAGGCGCTTGGAAACTGACGTGGTTAGATGGGGGAGTAACACACTTAGATGGTGGAGCGATGTTTGGAGTAGTTCCTAAGCCGTTATGGGACAGAAAATATGGGGTAAATGAAAAAAATCAAATTGAGCTTCGTACAGATCCGATATTGCTACAAACAGGTAATGAAAATATATTAATTGAATCAGGAATTGGTAATGGCAAACTAACAGAAAAACAAAAAAGAAATTTTGGGGTTTTATCTGAATCACATGTTCAAAACAATTTAGAAGCATTAGGGTTAACTGTACATGATATTGATATCATTCTCATGACACATTTGCATTATGACCATTCATGTGGATTAACCGTTTGGGATGAAGAGAAGCAAGATTACCAACCAGTCTTTCCGAATGCAACCATTTACGCTTCCCAAATAGAGTGGGATGAAATGAGAAATCCAAACGTGAGATCAAAAAATACATATTGGGAAATGAATTGGAAAAGCATTCAACATCAAATAAGAACGTTTCAAGAAGAAATTACAATTATCGAAGGAATTCGAATGATTCATACAGGTGGTCATAGTGATGGTCACTCAATTATTGAGATAATAAACGGAGGGGAGATGGTGCTACATCTTGCTGATTTAATGGCAACCCATGCACATCAACCACCACTTTGGGTAATGGCATACGATGATTATCCAATGACTTCTATTTTTGCTAAAGAAAAGTGGTTACAATACGGACAAAAGCAAAATGCTTGGTATACTTTTTATCATGATGCTTATTACCGTGCGATAAAATGGGATGACTCCTTTACGATAACAGATAGTGTTAAAAGGGTTCGTTAA